A window of the Henningerozyma blattae CBS 6284 chromosome 10, complete genome genome harbors these coding sequences:
- the VAB2 gene encoding Vab2p (similar to Saccharomyces cerevisiae VAB2 (YEL005C); ancestral locus Anc_7.137), with amino-acid sequence MSQTSKEQPFQIQFRTIESSKIYAEYKNIPQISKSKDLTVHKILTAVEPEVRTVLKDIASVYKVVMIDINEEVSQMDKIDSRIKKTIRKVDKQYQKSLKLRQYYSKYLNGSKNIDVLGKELEEIQVNIRKLYDSVDSIASDLGAIDACMDSNDRLLTENIVNQQHYPLLFDMLKQNPITYDRKASHSPIHTIQNSTISNYNMSKEETYNVHYQYPEIASQKSSKELLQEYLQDPAISINASTTNKKLLQNDNENKIENYQDNTIGSTNEICQTKKTQISNIRIDTESITISDQDNNSLVNNEVCTTLKDNKNQTSLRQDSQKRLENILLLPIQEISENPSNSDKDIRNSTIITSKTNGDISCISNFEISPDVNIARLINNQNNKEYSFGDSYIPNGINKQQLPLKTEIKEDELQDKLSDDDDDEFHEALENPQIDASLNKSMSSTQISQHHSMKTESYSKKHHGNMKEIEYLISKYHISKARQSVNTPVTNMIIPPSLRLTSSPSTSTNLDNINAKGLTKFEVTE; translated from the coding sequence ATGAGTCAAACAAGCAAAGAACAAccatttcaaattcaattcagAACCATAGAATCATCTAAAATATATGCAGAGTATAAGAATATCCCACAAATATCGAAATCTAAGGACTTAACTGTTCATAAAATTCTAACTGCTGTTGAACCAGAAGTTCGAACTGTATTGAAAGATATCGCTTCCGTTTATAAGGTTGTCATGATAGACattaatgaagaagttAGTCAAATGGACAAAATTGATTCtagaattaaaaagacCATTCGGAAAGTTGATAaacaatatcaaaaatCGCTAAAACTACGCCAATATTATTCCAAGTATTTAAATGgttctaaaaatattgatgtCTTGGgaaaagaattagaagagATCCAAGTAAATATTCGTAAACTTTATGATTCTGTTGATTCAATTGCTTCAGATTTGGGTGCAATTGATGCTTGTATGGATTCAAATGATAGATTACTAActgaaaatattgtaaaTCAGCAACATTAtcctttattatttgatatgTTGAAACAAAATCCAATAACATATGACAGAAAAGCGAGTCATTCTCCCATTCATACCATTCAAAATTCCACCATTAGTAATTATAATATGAGCAAAGAAGAAACATATAATgttcattatcaatatccCGAAATTGCCTCTCAAAAGAGTTCAAAGGAATTACTACAAGAATACTTACAAGATCCAgcaatatcaataaatgCATCCacaactaataaaaaattacttcaaaatgataatgagaataaaattgaaaattatcaagATAACACAATAGGAAGTACTAATGAAATATGCCAAACAAAAAAGACTCAAATATCTAATATTCGAATAGATACTGAGTCAATTACAATAAGTGATCAAGATAATAACAGTTTGGTGAATAATGAAGTATGTACAACTcttaaagataataaaaatcaaactAGCCTCAGACAAGATTCGCAGAAAAGATTAGAAAATATCTTACTATTACCAATACAAGAGATTTCAGAAAATCCATCAAATTCAGATAAGGATATACGCAATTCAACAATTATAACTTCTAAAACTAATGGTGATATTTCATGCATctcaaattttgaaatatcgCCTGATGTAAACATCGCTCGACTTATAAATAACCAAAATAACAAAGAGTATAGCTTTGGAGATTCCTATATTCCGAATGGAATTAATAAACAACAACTACCATTAAAAACTGAAATAAAAGAGGATGAATTGCAAGATAAATTatcagatgatgatgatgatgaatttcATGAAGCATTAGAAAATCCACAAATTGATGCTAGTTTGAATAAATCTATGAGCTCTACTCAAATATCACAACATCATTCAATGAAAACCGAATCATATAGCAAGAAACATCATGGTAATATGAAAGAGATCGAATATTTGATATCTAAATATCATATATCAAAAGCAAGACAATCCGTTAATACACCAGTGACCAACATGATTATACCACCATCATTACGATTAACTAGCTCACCATCTACCTCAACTAATTTAGATAACATTAATGCAAAGGGACTTACAAAGTTTGAAGTAACTGAATAA
- the TBLA0J01700 gene encoding Gti1/Pac2 family protein (similar to Saccharomyces cerevisiae YEL007W; ancestral locus Anc_7.132) — MNIKPTCTGYIEDEADALLILQAVLDGKLNHIPRRPYEIERPFLIVSGNIFVFIEEVSGIKRWTDGVSWSPSRITGKFLIYRELNKRNTTTPTIKLPPLISTTTPPSKPSRYTGFVKKTISLSLLQSKYQTEETLHIVSYYNLDDVKYAKLSKPKEDPYYKDIIPCIDLITSMENTTLGNYSKANFSNHKAVLPVTNHYFPQINPIPTPSSSSSMITIPTSYYLSENQSSNNIANNIANTIANTHFINNGISKYSISKNNYIKTIPNHKSISSYLSTNLSLSTPTLYHHHSTDFTFSQPTITYHHHHHQQQPLTRNANSQPSNTTTTTTTTTTSEIISEKITKS, encoded by the coding sequence ATGAATATCAAACCTACTTGCACAGGTTATATAGAAGATGAAGCAGATGCTTTACTCATTTTACAAGCGGTTCTCGATGGTAAATTAAACCATATCCCAAGAAGACCTTACGAGATTGAAAGACCCTTTCTCATCGTCTCTGGTAATATCTTTGTCTTTATAGAAGAAGTCTCTGGTATCAAAAGATGGACTGATGGTGTTAGTTGGTCTCCTTCAAGAATAACGGGCAAATTCTTAATCTATAGAGAATTGAATAAACGCAATACTACAACACCAACAATTAAACTACCACCTCTGATATCAACTACAACTCCACCTTCCAAACCTTCAAGATATACTGGGTTtgtgaaaaaaacaatCTCTCTATCACTTTTACAATCCAAATATCAAACAGAAGAAACCTTACACATCGTTTCCTACTACAATCTCGATGATGTCAAGTATGCCAAACTATCAAAACCAAAAGAGGATCCCTATTATAAAGATATCATCCCATGTATTGATTTAATCACTTCAATGGAAAATACCACTTTGGGCAATTATAGTAAAGCAAATTTCTCTAATCACAAAGCAGTACTCCCCGTGacaaatcattattttcctCAAATAAATCCTATCCCTACACCATCCTCATCCTCATCTATGATAACTATCCCTACTTCGTATTATTTATCGGAAAATCAATCATCAAACAACATTGCAAATAACATTGCAAACACAATTGCAAACACacatttcattaataatggCATTTcgaaatattcaatttccaaaaataattacaTCAAAACAATCCCCAATCACAAATCTATTTCCTCATACCTCTCTACAAACTTGTCTCTTTCCACACCAACACTTTACCATCATCACTCGACCGATTTTACATTCTCACAACCCACTATCACAtaccatcatcatcatcatcaacaaCAACCATTGACAAGAAATGCCAATTCTCAACCTTCAAATACAACTACAACTACAACTACAACTACAACTTCTGAAATCATTTcagaaaaaattacaaaaagtTAA
- the MRPS5 gene encoding mitochondrial 37S ribosomal protein uS5m (similar to Saccharomyces cerevisiae MRPS5 (YBR251W); ancestral locus Anc_7.170) has translation MKRCFSTLSRRLQHYDESLLSKYYSSDLIQSIKLAQDVIPPNTSLTTHSSFAPTYLDDFSKLHPYWDYKPGTPHLHSGTSTLTNTDSLDWTTHLHQQLPDGGHVYPPGTSTTSNTGTGTPTLSGPNSEFANALAKQTGLDPLFIKNKLTMKPLVLKRVSNQTAKGKIASFYSLVAVGDRKGMIGLGEGKSRTDMAKAVYKSHWDAVRNLTFVPRYENRTIYNNINHRFHGVKLFLRSAKPGFGLRVNHVIFEICELAGIKDLSAKVYKSRNDMNVAKGVVEALTMGQRTLDEVALSRGKKIADLRKVYYSAT, from the coding sequence ATGAAACGCTGCTTCTCCACTCTCTCCAGACGCCTCCAACACTACGATGAATCACTACTCTCCAAATATTACAGCTCAGATCTCATCCAATCCATTAAACTCGCCCAAGACGTCATCCCACCAAACACCTCCCTTACAACCCATTCTTCTTTCGCCCCCACCTATCTAGATGATTTCTCAAAACTCCATCCTTATTGGGATTATAAACCAGGCACACCTCATTTACATAGTGGCACTTCGACTTTAACCAATACCGATTCTCTTGATTGGACCACCCATCTCCATCAACAACTACCAGATGGCGGCCATGTCTACCCACCAGGCACTTCAACTACTTCCAACACTGGCACCGGCACTCCAACTTTGAGTGGTCCAAACTCAGAATTCGCCAACGCTTTGGCTAAACAAACCGGCTTGGACCCCTTGTTtatcaaaaacaaattgaCCATGAAACCTTTGGTACTCAAACGTGTTTCCAACCAAACCGCAAAGGGCAAGATCGCCTCCTTCTACTCACTCGTCGCTGTGGGCGACCGTAAGGGAATGATCGGCTTGGGTGAAGGTAAATCAAGAACCGACATGGCAAAGGCTGTATATAAATCCCATTGGGATGCCGTCAGAAACTTGACTTTTGTACCTCGTTATGAAAACAGAACCATTTACAACAACATCAACCATCGCTTCCATGGGGTGAAATTGTTCTTGAGATCCGCCAAGCCAGGGTTTGGTCTAAGAGTCAACCACGTGATATTCGAAATTTGTGAATTGGCCGGTATTAAAGATCTTAGTGCTAAGGTTTACAAATCAAGAAATGATATGAACGTTGCAAAGGGTGTGGTAGAAGCTCTTACAATGGGGCAACGTACTTTAGATGAGGTTGCTTTGAGTAGGGGTAAGAAGATTGCAGATTTAAGAAAGGTTTATTATTCTGCTACATAA
- the ROX1 gene encoding Rox1p (ancestral locus Anc_7.169) yields MQSQSQSQIHSHVTTPASTPASVAGSASVSAPVSAPVSAPVSASAPAPASAAPHVPAPSRSVHPHVPFGRHAATRLALPNTFSTSLHYTPVGHVATYSPLQMPSQLQPLSHSHSLPHSQSQSQSLSHSLSHSQSPSGLDHIPMPLTPSSSLPPTRTNSFSNNNSVLNSPNSRRSSVSRDGSVMTSATGVASGTATKKCRCRNFTERGRHIPRPRNAFILFRQHLHHSIFGKDKNMLLSQGSFKTNSQVSREIGQKWRSLDPQEKQYWHDLAKKEKELHKLKYPNYKYLPRKNDSEVGEVCKYCSAKTNSY; encoded by the coding sequence ATGCAGTCGCAGTCGCAGTCGCAGATCCACTCCCACGTGACCACGCCGGCCTCGACCCCGGCCTCTGTTGCGGGATCCGCTTCCGTCTCGGCTCCCGTCTCGGCTCCGGTTTCCGCTCCGGTTTCCGCCTCCGCTCCCGCTCCCGCCTCCGCCGCACCCCACGTGCCCGCCCCCTCGCGCTCGGTCCATCCGCACGTGCCATTCGGCCGTCACGCGGCCACCCGCCTGGCCCTGCCGAACACATTCTCCACCTCTCTCCATTACACGCCCGTGGGCCATGTCGCCACATACTCGCCACTGCAGATGCCCTCGCAGTTACAACCCCTTTCGCATTCGCATTCCCTTCCACATTCCCAATCCCAATCCCAATCTCTCTCGCATTCCCTATCGCATTCCCAGTCGCCTTCAGGCTTGGATCACATACCCATGCCCTTGACACCCTCTTCGTCGCTTCCACCAACAAGAACAAATTCCTTCTCCAACAACAACTCGGTGCTAAACTCTCCAAACTCCAGGAGATCGTCTGTCTCACGTGATGGTTCCGTGATGACCAGTGCCACTGGCGTTGCCAGTGGCACTGCCACAAAGAAATGTAGATGCAGAAACTTCACCGAGCGTGGAAGACATATCCCAAGACCAAGAAACGCCTTCATACTGTTTAGACAGCACCTGCATCATTCCATCTTTGGCAAGGACAAGAACATGCTCCTGTCGCAAGGCTCGTTCAAAACAAACTCCCAGGTCTCGAGAGAGATTGGCCAGAAATGGAGAAGCTTGGACCCTCAAGAGAAACAGTACTGGCACGACTTGGCCAAGaaggaaaaagaattaCACAAGTTGAAATACCCCAATTATAAGTATCTCCCTCGCAAGAATGATAGTGAAGTGGGGGAGGTTTGTAAGTATTGTAGTGCAAAAACAAACAGCTATTAA
- the TBLA0J01710 gene encoding protein disulfide isomerase family protein (similar to Saccharomyces cerevisiae EPS1 (YIL005W); ancestral locus Anc_7.134): MNKYAPPWRAITIFLILFNIILAKSTKSTSPLGFPKVLNDKNFAKEISQGLHVIDFFSPYCSHCKTLQPIWEEAWKTFQVEGKGLKIHFNQVNCIESADLCFDEKISYFPSIRLYGPSGYIKNFPFNSKRTVRNLIDFAKEEVSVQSNWDTLDNVNNIEILNTTQLKEIINSTSTDEPYLISFWPPLDPDSTEEFEAFEDCDDCVPFQRTWKLIAQEFISSNINISIGYFDCGQDHDICKQLGFTSLVKNTFIRKEHQPKVIMVLPNNKQIINFNEDFTLDPTPYKEFAKRIYQNYQLPFISVDDVDLIKAKELDFPQSSLKPFPIQKHHLIYIHDSNSPNDVSLQIIDQLQELSNIPNIYIYKISLQDSNLAMTRNNQNNLFSSLEFQISADIYNSLVSSSTNSPKFMFLNDGDFLPKLLFPNNNNNNNNNNNIPDREELLSFIERNVMQSFIPLTGNKFDAFIDLNDNYPNTFTIQLINTTDVRTLMRSNRAIQKFQTIKFDFQRTNILTKNEQYLKKSKNINSPLSSQSYLEEFFNEHFLTTYIDLALQPKLLQRLGIYLNKKPKIGDVIIINRKTKNYYTADINNNAFNPYNPTQLLDGLKDVVLQLPTSSLKGNSLNSPLVNIIPRFSILFYLMIFCLIILLWKFKKFINLQTKRNISKEKIH, from the coding sequence ATGAATAAATATGCCCCCCCATGGAGGGCGAtcacaatttttttaatattattcaatataattttggCTAAATCAACAAAATCAACTTCTCCTTTAGGTTTCCCAAAAGTATTGAATGACAAAAATTTTGCCAAAGAAATTAGTCAAGGTTTACACGTAATAGATTTCTTTAGTCCCTATTGTTCTCATTGTAAAACTTTACAACCAATTTGGGAAGAAGCTTGGAAAACATTCCAAGTAGAGGGGAAAGGTTTAAAAATCCATTTCAATCAAGTCAATTGTATTGAAAGCGCAGATCTTTgttttgatgaaaaaatcTCTTATTTCCCCAGTATTAGATTATATGGTCCTTCGGGTTACATCAAGAATTTCCCCTTCAACTCTAAGAGAACTGTACGTAATCTTATTGATTTTGCTAAAGAGGAAGTTAGCGTACAATCAAATTGGGATACATTAGATaatgttaataatattgaaattttaaataccactcaattaaaagaaatcaTTAATTCTACCTCTACAGATGAACcctatttaatttcattttggCCTCCCTTGGATCCAGATTCTACTGAAGAATTCGAAGCTTTTGAAGATTGTGATGATTGTGTACCATTTCAACGTACTTGGAAATTAATAGCTcaagaatttatttcatcaaatattaatattagcaTTGGATATTTTGATTGTGGTCAAGATCATGATATTTGTAAACAATTAGGGTTTACTTCATTAGTgaaaaatacttttattagaaaagaaCATCAACCAAAAGTAATCATGGTtttaccaaataataaacaaattattaatttcaatgaaGATTTTACATTAGATCCAACTCCatataaagaatttgcCAAGagaatttatcaaaattatcaacTCCCCTTTATTTCTGTAGATGATGTAGACTTAATTAAAGCTAAAGAATTGGATTTCCCTCAATCATCCTTAAAACCATTCCCCATTCAAAAGCatcatttgatttatatacatgattcaaattcacCCAATGATGTCTCTTTACAAATAATTGAtcaattacaagaattatccaatattccaaatatatacatttacAAGATTTCTCTTCAAGATTCCAATTTAGCTATGACTagaaataatcaaaataatttattttcctcTTTAGAATTCCAAATATCAGcagatatttataattcGCTTGTATCTTCAAGTACTAATTCACCTAAATTTATGTTTCTCAATGATGGTGATTTCTTACCAAAATTACTTTTccctaataataataataataataataataataataatattcctGATCGTGAAGAATTACTTTCATTTATAGAAAGAAATGTCATGCAGTCATTTATTCCATTGACTGGAAATAAATTCGATGCTTTTATAGATcttaatgataattatCCAAATACTTTTACAATTCAATTGATCAATACAACAGATGTAAGGACATTAATGCGTAGCAATAGAgctattcaaaaatttcaaaccattaaatttgatttcCAAAGAACTAACATTCTAACTAAAAATGaacaatatttgaaaaaatctaaaaacATAAATTCCCCATTATCTTCACAAAGTtatttagaagaattttttaatgaacATTTTTTAACCACATATATCGATTTAGCATTACAAcctaaattattacaaagaTTGGggatttatttaaataaaaaaccaaaaattGGAGATGtgataattattaatagaaaaaccaaaaattattataccgctgatataaataataatgcattTAATCCTTATAATCCTACACAGTTATTAGATGGTCTTAAAGATGTTGTTTTACAATTACCtacttcttctttaaaAGGAAACTCCTTAAATTCACCATTAGTGAATATCATTCCTAGATTTAGTATtctcttttatttaatgatattctgtttgattatattattatggaaatttaaaaaatttataaatttacaaacaaaaagaaacatttcaaaagaaaagattcATTAG
- the GIM4 gene encoding tubulin-binding prefolding complex subunit GIM4 (similar to Saccharomyces cerevisiae GIM4 (YEL003W); ancestral locus Anc_7.139) — translation MDQRNNVFQIKYNNFKNSLEELQERVIQLGHEKEEHEVVLKTLKDSESDRKVYRMVGGALVETNVKDSIPILTTKKDNLNKTIEQLKMQLVKTAQDFEKWKKDNKIQVVQQ, via the exons ATGGATCAAAGAAATAATG TTttccaaataaaatataacaattttaagaaCTCACTTGAAGAATTACAAGAGCGAGTGATCCAGTTGGGTCATGAAAAAGAAGAGCATGAAGTTGTCTTAAAAACATTGAAAGACTCAGAATCTGATAGAAAAGTTTATAGAATGGTTGGTGGTGCATTGGTAGAAACTAACGTAAAAGATTCAATTCCAATATTAACTACAAAAAaggataatttaaataaaactattGAACAGTTAAAGATGCAACTAGTTAAAACTGCAcaagattttgaaaaatggaaaaaagaCAATAAGATCCAAGTTGTTCAACAATAG
- the TBLA0J01690 gene encoding uncharacterized protein (similar to Saccharomyces cerevisiae HEM14 (YER014W); ancestral locus Anc_7.164), whose protein sequence is MSLQVPRNGKVCVIGSGVAGLTFSYLLNQLRPDVHIDIYEKQERSGGWLNSHHREVNGSKVMLERGPRTLRGKSDGSIVMIDIMRRLGQLSQVQYVGKKSQANRQFLLNGQGRLVEVPKNWTQFAKFVMDPISGGLVRGMAHDLLHCKRLDRKTYEDESVGQLLARRFGSTEIGDRIISGIYHGIYAGDMNEMSSLHTGRRFVEDEMKYGSFVRGMFSGLGAKPSEILSGELMEYNRSIGGQTQHNWTEFARRVKQSAMLGFAGGLEQYPLALRAYLEKQQQVRLRLGQAVASVLPGTGQNVVVNGVHYDHVRSTLNPSAMAAIFPEIQGLQHGDFKSVSVYIMNVYVPGTNLIRDAIAGFGYLVPQRSSQGDGLLGVIFDSVVERNYLNWQTQLPRHQDDCTKMTLMVGGHYLNKGLHLDLHKCLGHVSNHLGVDLAAYNPVTQNLLARDGIPVFDVGFDKKAARVVEECTRLYAGHVTLGGVGFARGPGVPDVVMHELAAVLHA, encoded by the coding sequence ATGTCGTTACAAGTTCCTAGGAATGGAAAAGTTTGTGTGATTGGTAGCGGTGTTGCTGGGTTGACGTTTTCGTATCTGTTGAACCAATTAAGACCGGATGTTCATATTGACATCTATGAGAAACAGGAGCGGAGTGGCGGGTGGCTGAACTCGCACCATCGCGAAGTCAATGGTTCCAAAGTGATGTTGGAGAGGGGTCCTCGGACTTTACGAGGCAAGAGCGATGGTAGTATTGTAATGATTGATATTATGAGACGATTAGGTCAATTGAGCCAAGTGCAGTATGTAGGAAAGAAGAGCCAAGCAAACCGTCAATTCTTGTTAAATGGACAGGGCCGACTAGTGGAAGTGCCCAAGAATTGGACACAATTTGCCAAGTTTGTCATGGACCCGATCAGTGGGGGATTGGTTCGTGGCATGGCCCATGATTTGTTGCATTGTAAGAGACTCGACAGGAAGACGTATGAGGACGAGAGTGTGGGACAGTTACTTGCAAGACGGTTTGGCAGTACAGAAATTGGAGACCGGATCATCAGCGGGATCTATCACGGGATCTATGCTGGGGACATGAACGAGATGAGTAGTTTACATACGGGGAGACGTTTTGTGGAAGATGAGATGAAATACGGCTCGTTTGTTAGAGGGATGTTTAGTGGTCTGGGAGCCAAGCCTTCCGAAATTCTGAGTGGGGAATTGATGGAGTATAACCGGTCGATTGGTGGGCAAACACAACACAACTGGACAGAGTTCGCACGCAGGGTCAAGCAGAGCGCAATGCTAGGGTTTGCGGGCGGGCTGGAACAGTACCCGCTGGCGCTGCGTGCGTATCTTGAGAAGCAACAGCAGGTACGGCTCAGACTTGGCCAGGCGGTGGCCAGTGTGTTGCCCGGCACAGGGCAGAACGTAGTGGTTAACGGGGTCCACTACGACCACGTCCGAAGCACGCTGAATCCCAGTGCGATGGCGGCTATCTTCCCAGAGATCCAAGGGCTGCAACACGGTGATTTCAAGAGCGTGAGTGTCTACATCATGAACGTGTATGTACCGGGAACGAACCTCATACGAGACGCCATTGCAGGGTTCGGGTATCTGGTTCCACAGCGGTCGAGCCAAGGAGACGGCCTCCTGGGCGTGATTTTTGACTCTGTCGTGGAGCGCAACTATCTAAACTGGCAAACACAGCTGCCCAGACACCAAGACGATTGCACCAAGATGACGTTGATGGTCGGGGGCCATTACTTGAACAAAGGATTGCACCTCGACCTGCACAAATGTCTCGGCCATGTCAGCAACCATCTGGGCGTGGACCTGGCGGCATACAACCCGGTCACTCAGAACCTGCTGGCACGTGACGGCATCCCTGTTTTCGACGTGGGCTTCGACAAGAAAGCTGCACGGGTGGTTGAGGAGTGCACGAGATTGTACGCCGGGCATGTGACTCTGGGCGGTGTCGGGTTTGCCAGGGGCCCAGGTGTGCCGGACGTGGTGATGCACGAGCTGGCCGCAGTGCTCCACGCCTAA